The region tttttttttagctatggtcttaaacttttgatcagcaGAAAGCTCCACTCTCCACACTGATTGGATAGGTCTTTaggtttggttaaaaaaaaagtcttgaagtctgaatctgtttttgtgactttaatATGCTGCAGTTTAAGGAGGAAGTGATCGGCCATACTGTCCACTACTTTTCTCTCTGGTGATACATCCTCCAGCACACATGGAAAACATCGTATGGATATGTCAACATACATAAACACAAGCTTTAATAATATGGATTTTTGCTGGATTAAAAATCTGGAAGAATATCTGAGACCCAGTCAGGTTTCTGTCTTATTTAATTTGTAAGAGATGGATGTGTTAATTaagccaaacaaacaaaacataggCCAGTGTTCATCAGGGGCTGAAAACAAACTATGAAAGCCATAAAACTGTGACAAACTAAAAAGTGTCTAGAAGATTCAACAtgacagagaggacagcagTATGAACACAAAGCAATGGCAAATCAGTGAGGCAAATATTACTTACATTCTCATGAGAGCATACATCCCATCACTCACTTCGTCATCTGGAGTTTTTCAGAAAAGACCATCCACCCAATGCACTTTACTGTGACATGAAAACTGTGATTGTTCGGCGGCTTTACAGTTCAGTAGCTGTGCTTGTAGTTTACAGATTGTTCTTTGCAAAGATATCAGGAGTGTCAAGTTTACTTTCTGAACTAGTATTTTCTTTGTGGAAGCACAAACTTGTACAAGAACCAAAGGtgaataaaactaaatgtaaacacTCGGATAAACATGAGAAAGAATCCCAAAGGTCTGTAGCAGCTGAAATTCCATTCCAGCAGCCCAAATGCTCTCCAATATGAATGTGAGGCAGCTTATCCATCCTGACCTGTTGTCTCCTTCTATTTCAAGAGGATGTGAATTTGGCActttgtctaaaaacacacagagaacaaacGGGAAACCGGTTACTTTAGGAAATCTCTAACAGTGTGTACATAAATATTCAACACAGTGTGATTTAGGAAGGTTACCTCATGCCAGCGCAGCGTGATGAGGGGCAGGGCCAGATGACAGTGTGGGCAGGTGCTGATCTGGTGAGGGTCGGCTTCGTTATCCCAGCGAGCTTGGCTGGGTCTGTCTGACAGACGTGCCCGAAAGGTGCTGCTAAGCTGAGCAGCGGCTCCCAGCCCAGAaacatcctcctcatcctcctcatcctcactgTCTTTCTCTTCGGCCTCCTCATCATCTGATCTGGTGGCTCCAGCACACTTCAGCTGGAAACAGGAGAAAAGCATTGCCCTGATGACTGCATGTTTAGTAGAAGAGGAGAAGTAGAAGCATAAGAGAGAAAAACGAATGCTTTCTTTTTCATAAATATAAAGTTATTTCATAAGATGCTCCACTGCTTCATGTAATACAGCCACAGCCTTAATCTGGTAGGACCCTTCGTTTACGGTGTTTAAGGTTAGAAAACTAGCTGATTGTTGCTGTTCAACACATTACCCAGTCAATTCACtgcttgttttcatttgtgcGACTTTTAAAGTAGCAAAGCATTTTAACTAAGCCAACTGCTGAATGGCACAGCGGCTCtgtggttagcaccgtcaccTCGCagcatcccggcctgggatcttcatgcatggagtttgcatgttctgcattctccaggttctccagcttcctcccaggCTTTGTGgtgagtccaaaaacatgctgaggttaaatggtgattctaaactgtccctaggtgtgaatgtgagtgtgattgtttgtctctatatgttatcctgtgatagactggtgacctgtccaggttgtttcttgtcagctgggataggctccagacCTCcatgaggattaaacagtgtatagataatggaggGATGTATGATTGGTAAATGGTAGTTAAACATGTAGCTTTACCTTATAATCttgacattttcacaaaattacAAGGTCACAACTGAATTGCTAAGAAAGGCATAAATATTTGTTCTAAAAAATCCCCATGCTGCATCTTAACCAATGCTTATCTGAAGAATTGAGCCCATAACGTGTGAAAAATGCTTGAAAATACCTGATGTTCTTCTAGCTCCTCAGCTGGAAACGATCCCATACATCTTCTGCAGCTCACTATTTCTACTTCTGTTGTTGAGAAAGGGAAGGCAAGAATGAAACAGCGGGAGAAGCAGTATTCCGGAGGTTGACTGAGATTTCTCGGTGAATGCAGCGTTCCCTTACTTGTACTGGGAGCGCCGCTGTTAGCCAGAGGAGGACTTGAGTCGCCGTCGGCGGCTGAGCAGGTCATCTGGTGCTCAGGCTGGTCCCTCAGTTTGACGTAGCGGCCGCAGTCCCTGCAGAGCTCGGTGCGACTCCCACAGACCAGACAGTGCTGGTCCAGCTCCTTCCACGGTAACTCCAGATCACAGAACACACAGCTCTGCAGACGCTCCTCACACTCATCAGCCTGGGATCAGAGCACAGCAGATGATAAATCACTGGTCTGGGGCACAGAGTGTGTTCACATTTTACTGCAAATCTGTCTAATGTAACATCAGATAGTGTTCAGGTACAAAAGTAACATAAGAGTCTGTTAAATCAAAGCAATAGTGCACTTTGAATGCTCACTCATACTCATCAGTGAGTGGTCAATGGTTATAGTCGTGATCACACTGGGACTGATCcaatgtgattaaaaaatgtctgcACCTTATGCAGTTTACTGCAACCGTTTTCTTACTATCtgtaaaaatgacttcaaaccactgtgccttgaaatgtgtacatactgtatattgacttttaattcatttagtatttctatatattttaaaatgagaagtattttgtttatatagtaTTGTagagcaagtttttttttagagtatatactaacctttaatgttaatctggttactaacctgccttttctatccatctatctatctatgaatTCCACATTTTCCCTAATGCAGGCTTTCATTAAACTGATCATGTAACTATGAGGTCATCAGAGTTTTTTCCTCTTCATGCAGTCGAATGTTTTATCCTGTATTACTGTTTAACATTGTAGTGTTTGCCTTTCTTGTCACCACTGACACTCAGGAGACACAATCTGtcattattgtgtgtttgttgtcactATAAAAACCCTGTGATCTCTGCGTGACAGGTGAAGTCGAGACAGACTCACACTTCCTCTTAAAATGTGACCAAATCAAAGACGGCAGAGCAACAGATTCTATTAATAGAGGGACGTGTAGCACATCTAGCAGCGGAATATGTGACTGCCTGTGACAAACTGA is a window of Acanthochromis polyacanthus isolate Apoly-LR-REF ecotype Palm Island chromosome 13, KAUST_Apoly_ChrSc, whole genome shotgun sequence DNA encoding:
- the xaf1 gene encoding XIAP-associated factor 1, which produces MDSKEATRTCGQCHKEVAEANFALHETHCSRFLCLCPDCDEAVPRDQLAEHKEEQHTLVRCTKCSKKMERCQLADHEADECEERLQSCVFCDLELPWKELDQHCLVCGSRTELCRDCGRYVKLRDQPEHQMTCSAADGDSSPPLANSGAPSTKVEIVSCRRCMGSFPAEELEEHQLKCAGATRSDDEEAEEKDSEDEEDEEDVSGLGAAAQLSSTFRARLSDRPSQARWDNEADPHQISTCPHCHLALPLITLRWHETKCQIHILLK